In a genomic window of bacterium:
- a CDS encoding alkaline phosphatase family protein, whose product MREAPRTLFILVDGLGMGLDNPEVNPVYSGVCPNLLNLLKVNASSIDAGMGVEGIPQSATGQTALMTGVNAARHMGRHVAGFPGPSLQKIVRANNIYDKLGALEFSSTFANAYYVSDVREVETRKVQSVTTVAALKAFGCVRDKALMEQGKAVYQDLTRESLRSRGYEGSLQTPIQAAQALVSIAREYDFTLFEYFQTDRMGHKGTWDDMLRVLGTFDEFLGEVLAFTREEGALFVLTSDHGNIERFGSRSHSLNPVPLVAIGQGSDYLKRTICSVTDVTPALIDLYSCKNSSQ is encoded by the coding sequence TTGCGAGAGGCGCCACGGACTTTATTCATCCTTGTTGATGGGCTCGGGATGGGCTTGGATAATCCTGAAGTAAACCCCGTCTACAGCGGTGTGTGTCCAAATTTGCTCAACCTGCTTAAAGTAAATGCCAGCTCCATTGATGCGGGCATGGGGGTCGAAGGGATACCTCAGAGTGCGACAGGGCAGACAGCACTGATGACCGGTGTCAATGCGGCGCGGCATATGGGGCGGCATGTGGCTGGATTCCCCGGCCCCTCACTCCAGAAGATTGTCCGGGCGAATAATATTTATGACAAACTTGGCGCGCTTGAATTTTCGTCGACCTTCGCCAATGCCTACTATGTTTCTGATGTTCGGGAGGTCGAAACCCGTAAGGTTCAGTCAGTGACGACGGTGGCGGCTTTAAAGGCTTTTGGGTGTGTACGGGACAAAGCCTTGATGGAGCAGGGAAAGGCCGTTTATCAGGATCTTACACGGGAGAGTCTTCGGTCGCGAGGATATGAGGGATCGCTGCAAACTCCAATTCAGGCGGCGCAAGCTTTGGTTTCGATTGCCCGGGAATATGATTTTACCCTGTTTGAATACTTTCAAACCGATCGGATGGGGCATAAAGGAACTTGGGACGACATGCTGCGTGTTTTGGGGACTTTTGATGAGTTTCTGGGTGAGGTGCTGGCGTTTACCCGGGAGGAAGGCGCGCTCTTCGTGCTGACCAGTGATCATGGAAATATTGAACGGTTTGGTTCCCGCTCCCATTCCCTTAATCCTGTACCATTAGTGGCTATAGGGCAGGGGAGTGATTACTTGAAAAGGACCATTTGTTCGGTGACGGACGTCACTCCTGCGTTAATTGATCTCTATTCTTGTAAAAATAGTTCGCAATAG